Proteins co-encoded in one Bacteroidales bacterium genomic window:
- a CDS encoding ketoacyl-ACP synthase III: protein MSKIRAAITGVSGYVPEDILTNADFEKIVDTTDEWIFTRTGIRERRILREKEKATSDLGAEAVNLLLKKTNNRPEDIDLLICATVTPDMQFPATANIICHKTNIRKAFGYDINAGCSGFLYSLVTASQFIEAGMCKKVIVVGAEKMSSIVDYTDRSTCVIFGDGAGAVLLEPTHEDLGLMDSYLETDGKGWVHLHQKAGGSLKPPTHKTIDAREHYIYQEGQPVFKVAVVKMADASELILKRNNLTPETLTWLVPHQANLRIIEATGRRLGISKEKVMINIHKYGNTTAATIPLCLWEWEPKLKKGDNLIITAFGAGFTWGASLIKWFYDGK, encoded by the coding sequence ATGTCAAAAATCAGAGCAGCAATCACCGGTGTCAGCGGATATGTCCCCGAAGATATTCTTACAAATGCTGATTTTGAAAAAATTGTTGACACCACCGACGAGTGGATATTTACAAGAACAGGCATACGGGAAAGAAGAATTTTAAGGGAAAAAGAAAAAGCAACCTCTGACCTGGGCGCAGAAGCCGTGAATCTTTTACTCAAAAAGACAAACAACCGCCCTGAAGATATTGATTTGTTAATCTGCGCCACCGTAACACCCGATATGCAATTTCCTGCAACCGCAAACATCATCTGCCACAAAACCAATATCAGAAAAGCTTTCGGTTATGACATAAATGCAGGATGTTCCGGATTTCTATATTCCCTGGTAACTGCATCGCAATTTATAGAAGCGGGCATGTGCAAAAAGGTTATAGTGGTTGGTGCCGAAAAAATGTCGTCCATCGTTGATTATACTGACCGCTCCACTTGTGTCATATTTGGAGATGGCGCCGGAGCCGTACTTCTTGAACCTACGCATGAGGATTTGGGATTAATGGACTCCTACCTTGAAACCGATGGAAAAGGATGGGTGCACTTGCATCAGAAAGCCGGAGGCTCTTTAAAGCCGCCTACCCACAAAACTATTGATGCCCGCGAACATTATATTTATCAGGAAGGTCAACCTGTTTTCAAAGTTGCTGTTGTTAAAATGGCCGACGCTTCAGAGTTAATACTTAAAAGAAACAACCTTACGCCCGAAACACTTACATGGCTTGTTCCCCATCAGGCAAACCTGCGTATCATTGAAGCCACCGGCCGCCGCCTTGGAATTTCCAAAGAAAAAGTTATGATAAACATTCACAAATATGGCAACACAACCGCTGCAACAATACCGCTTTGCCTTTGGGAATGGGAGCCAAAATTAAAAAAAGGCGACAACCTTATTATAACAGCCTTTGGAGCAGGATTTACATGGGGTGCATCCCTTATCAAATGGTTTTATGACGGAAAATAA
- the rpmF gene encoding 50S ribosomal protein L32: MPNPTRKFSKTRTLKRRTHYKAEADTITVCSNCGAPVLYHRVCPECGYYKGKPAIEKTVTAKK; this comes from the coding sequence ATGCCAAATCCAACAAGAAAGTTCTCGAAAACCAGAACACTGAAAAGAAGAACACATTACAAAGCAGAAGCTGATACAATAACAGTATGTTCAAATTGTGGGGCTCCTGTATTGTATCACAGAGTTTGTCCCGAGTGTGGTTATTACAAAGGAAAACCCGCTATCGAAAAAACAGTAACTGCTAAAAAATAA
- a CDS encoding DUF177 domain-containing protein → MNITDTYIIQFSGLAEGKNSFDYVLDNVFFDVFDYKDSKDSNIEVNLELHKQQNMMILDFSFSGYMTFECDRCLEDYKQHISGKERLLVKFGENPTEENDEVIILSPADHQINISKFIYDSIILLLPYRKIHPEDEHGKSNCKPLFIEQLNKLSTHNNSDPRWESLKQYIKK, encoded by the coding sequence GTGAATATAACGGATACTTATATTATACAGTTTTCGGGCCTTGCCGAAGGAAAAAATTCCTTTGACTATGTTTTGGACAATGTTTTTTTTGATGTTTTTGATTATAAAGATTCAAAAGATAGCAACATTGAGGTAAATCTCGAACTGCATAAACAACAAAATATGATGATATTGGATTTTTCTTTTAGCGGATATATGACCTTTGAATGTGACAGGTGCCTTGAAGATTACAAACAACATATTTCAGGAAAGGAACGTCTGCTGGTTAAATTTGGAGAAAATCCGACTGAAGAAAACGACGAAGTAATCATTTTATCGCCTGCAGACCATCAAATTAATATCAGCAAATTTATCTATGATAGCATCATTCTTTTGCTTCCATACAGGAAAATTCATCCCGAAGATGAACATGGCAAGAGCAACTGTAAGCCATTATTTATCGAACAACTAAATAAATTAAGCACCCATAATAATTCAGACCCCCGATGGGAATCACTAAAACAATACATTAAAAAATAA
- a CDS encoding gliding motility-associated C-terminal domain-containing protein: protein MKKYFFIFTALFLYSVIITQAQIPTYQMSDQPITGVCEGIFTDSDAGTDLLINPSTYGNNESFIMTFCSGSNEPMTFAFSSLDGPNTSSPVLYDLSNTNPGSLTIYSTGTCLTFWFTSDASGSLFAPNGNWSAYFACGIVTPPVVAADACANAPTICNLDGYFGNTSSSYTADEPGNMCESCGLFEGTLENNSWLQFVANNDTVVFTITLLTCSNNIGIQFGVYSGTNCNNFTLMTPVEWTDVDAPITPGSVSTIVATGLIPGQLYYIMIDGNAGDDCQYIINGLSGIQLGASITPNQTICQGESATIQINVDASIPITWISNPPDPGLAGQENNTTITVSPASSTTYSVHVQNSTGFCSMDTTLVSTVTVLAPNDPACLIPITCTIDKTDATQCPVPPDYTCDGIATVVVSGSSLPFIYSWNDGNTSGTRNNLCAGTYSVTVSDANDLVAPTSCSVTILGPNAPTYSYTTESSCINGSNGSIDLTIVSGSPPYSFHWSNNATTEDISGIPPGNYTVTITDNGSCGAITNIPVGSLPSPPVNFSISPGTGCTPVTAYFEDITNDNIVDWHWEFGDDTEFDGVSQLSHTFTASSQTEVYWASLEVINEDGCSATLLINNAVTVYPNPVATITADPTVAYLNEPITFTGTSGYDVNSWTWDFNYPGGTLETFTVNTASHSYPSEGFYTVFLMIQNNGGCIDTTSIQIEIIDIQIPNIFTPNGDGYNDIFEIKNIERLKNTNIKIFNRWGKKIFDEDNYQNSWDGKNYADGVYYYLITMGGENYFHGTVTIMR from the coding sequence ATGAAAAAGTATTTTTTTATTTTCACTGCCTTATTCTTATATTCCGTTATTATTACACAGGCACAAATACCTACCTATCAGATGAGCGACCAGCCAATTACTGGTGTATGCGAAGGAATTTTTACAGATTCGGATGCCGGAACCGACCTATTAATAAACCCTAGTACTTATGGAAACAACGAAAGTTTTATCATGACTTTTTGTTCTGGTTCAAACGAACCTATGACATTTGCTTTTTCATCACTTGACGGGCCAAATACTTCATCACCTGTGTTGTATGATTTGTCAAACACCAATCCCGGTTCTCTGACTATTTATTCCACTGGCACATGTTTAACATTCTGGTTTACAAGTGATGCAAGCGGAAGTTTGTTTGCTCCTAATGGAAATTGGTCAGCATATTTTGCATGTGGAATAGTAACTCCTCCGGTGGTTGCAGCAGATGCGTGTGCAAATGCCCCAACAATTTGCAATCTGGACGGTTATTTTGGAAATACCAGCAGCAGTTACACGGCTGATGAACCTGGAAATATGTGTGAATCTTGCGGTTTATTCGAAGGGACACTTGAAAATAATTCGTGGTTACAATTTGTAGCAAACAATGATACTGTCGTTTTTACAATAACATTATTAACGTGCAGCAATAATATCGGAATACAGTTTGGAGTATATTCAGGTACTAATTGTAATAACTTTACTCTGATGACACCTGTTGAATGGACAGATGTTGATGCTCCCATTACACCGGGCTCTGTTTCTACAATTGTTGCAACCGGCCTTATTCCGGGGCAGCTATATTATATCATGATTGATGGAAATGCCGGCGATGACTGCCAATATATAATTAATGGCCTGTCGGGCATACAACTTGGGGCTTCCATAACACCAAACCAGACAATATGCCAAGGCGAATCTGCCACCATACAGATAAATGTTGATGCCAGTATTCCAATCACATGGATTTCAAACCCACCTGACCCCGGGTTAGCTGGTCAGGAGAACAACACTACCATTACCGTAAGCCCTGCTTCTTCAACAACGTATTCTGTTCATGTTCAGAACAGTACCGGATTTTGTTCTATGGATACCACTCTTGTTTCCACGGTTACCGTCCTGGCTCCCAACGACCCTGCCTGCCTTATTCCCATCACTTGCACTATTGACAAAACTGATGCTACACAATGCCCTGTCCCACCAGATTATACTTGTGACGGAATCGCTACCGTGGTTGTTTCAGGCTCCAGCCTGCCATTTATATACTCATGGAACGATGGAAATACCAGCGGAACACGAAATAATCTTTGTGCAGGGACTTATTCAGTAACAGTTTCTGATGCCAACGACCTGGTTGCACCAACCAGCTGCTCTGTTACAATACTTGGGCCTAATGCACCGACATATTCTTACACTACAGAAAGCTCATGCATAAATGGAAGCAACGGCTCCATAGACCTTACTATTGTTTCGGGTTCACCACCATACAGCTTCCACTGGAGCAATAATGCTACAACAGAAGACATAAGCGGAATACCTCCCGGAAATTATACGGTGACTATTACCGATAATGGCAGTTGTGGGGCAATAACCAATATCCCTGTGGGCAGTTTGCCAAGCCCACCTGTTAACTTTAGTATTAGTCCTGGAACGGGGTGCACACCTGTTACGGCATATTTTGAGGATATTACTAACGACAATATTGTTGACTGGCATTGGGAATTTGGTGACGATACAGAGTTTGACGGTGTGAGCCAGCTTTCCCATACCTTCACTGCCTCATCCCAAACGGAAGTGTATTGGGCCAGTCTGGAGGTAATAAATGAAGACGGATGCTCGGCAACATTGCTTATTAATAACGCCGTTACGGTTTATCCTAATCCTGTGGCAACAATCACTGCCGACCCGACAGTGGCATATTTGAACGAACCTATTACATTTACCGGAACCAGCGGTTATGATGTGAACAGCTGGACGTGGGATTTTAATTACCCGGGCGGGACTCTGGAAACTTTTACTGTAAACACCGCAAGCCATTCCTATCCTTCAGAAGGATTCTACACTGTTTTCCTGATGATTCAAAATAACGGCGGATGTATTGACACCACATCAATACAAATTGAAATTATTGACATCCAAATCCCTAACATTTTTACTCCAAACGGAGATGGTTATAATGATATATTTGAAATCAAAAATATCGAACGGCTCAAAAACACAAACATAAAAATTTTCAACCGCTGGGGAAAAAAGATATTTGATGAAGATAATTACCAGAATAGCTGGGATGGAAAAAACTATGCAGATGGTGTTTACTATTATCTGATTACCATGGGGGGTGAAAATTATTTTCACGGGACTGTGACTATTATGAGATAA